In the Candidatus Aminicenantes bacterium genome, CGTTGAGGGCATCGGCGTCCAGGACGAATGGCTGGTGTGATTCCCTCAGCAACAGCGATACGGTTTTCAGGGTGGAAAGCCGATTGCCCATTCCCGGGCCGGCCAGGACGCAGGAAAAGTCGTTCAGCCGGCCGGAGAGCTCCTCCGGCTTTTCGTAGGGCAAGGTCATAATCTCGGGATGGGCCAGAACGTAGAGGTCACGGTTGCGCATCGAGACGGCGGCGGTGCATAGTCCCGCCCCGGCCTTCAGGGCGGCGAACGCAGCCAAAATGCCGGCTCCCGGTTTTTCATTGGAGCCGGCGACGACCAGGGCATGGCCGAATGTCCCCTTGTAGGCATCCGCCTTGCGTCTGGCCAGCAAGGCCTTGAAATCGGCCGGCTCGGTCAGGCGGATATAATGTTCCTTGTCGTCTTCCAGACCATCTGGAATGCCGATGGGAAGGACGCGGATCTTGCCGCAGTCCGGGCAGCCGTCGGGAGCGAGGTGGGCCCACTTCAAGCTGTGCAGCGCGGCCGTTACCCGCGCCTGGACATGGATACCGGCCTCGGACGGAAAGCTTTCACCCAGACCCGAGGGGATGTCCACGGCGGCGACGGGAATGCCCGATTCATTGACCGCCTCGAGAGCTTCGGCGAACAATCCCGAGGTCACCGGCTTGTCAAGGCCGGTACCAAACACGGCATCAACCAGGAACGTTCCCTCGGCGTCGCGCTCGGCCAGGATCTTTTTGAGTTTGGCCATATTGGCGATGATCTCGATATCGCCTTCCAGGGCGCGGATGAGATCATAATTGGTCCTGGCGTCGGCGCTGAGCTGAGCGGGCGGGACAAGGAGGAGAAAGCGCACCCCATAGCCCAGTTCCAGCAGCTGGCGGCCGATGGCCAGGCCGTCGCCGCCATTGTTGCCCTTGCCGGCCAGCACCAGGCAGTCGGGGAAACGGTTGGGTGGGAATTCGTCTGCGAAACAGGCGGCGGCCGCCTGGGCCGCGTTCTCCATCAGCACAATGGACGGAATCCCCGCTTTTTCGATCGCCAAGCGCTCCAGTTCCTTGATCCAAGAAAAGAGCAGAATTTTCATTATTTCTCGGCCTTCCTTTTGCCTTTCTTTTCGCTGCCAGCATCCTGCTTC is a window encoding:
- a CDS encoding NAD(P)H-hydrate dehydratase, with product MKILLFSWIKELERLAIEKAGIPSIVLMENAAQAAAACFADEFPPNRFPDCLVLAGKGNNGGDGLAIGRQLLELGYGVRFLLLVPPAQLSADARTNYDLIRALEGDIEIIANMAKLKKILAERDAEGTFLVDAVFGTGLDKPVTSGLFAEALEAVNESGIPVAAVDIPSGLGESFPSEAGIHVQARVTAALHSLKWAHLAPDGCPDCGKIRVLPIGIPDGLEDDKEHYIRLTEPADFKALLARRKADAYKGTFGHALVVAGSNEKPGAGILAAFAALKAGAGLCTAAVSMRNRDLYVLAHPEIMTLPYEKPEELSGRLNDFSCVLAGPGMGNRLSTLKTVSLLLRESHQPFVLDADALNVLQGQTNLLPTRSSRPLVLTPHPGEFARLTNKTLKEIRDNRLGLAREFALKYGLYLVLKGHHTLTATPEGRVWVNQTGNPGMATAGSGDVLSGLIAGLIAQFHPQQPMETILAAAVFLHGFAGDLAARRTGEMGLTASDIAAAIPKSILGIDGFHSPFLGS